In one window of Rhinopithecus roxellana isolate Shanxi Qingling chromosome 15, ASM756505v1, whole genome shotgun sequence DNA:
- the ZNF214 gene encoding zinc finger protein 214 isoform X1: protein MAVTFEDVTIIFTWEEWKFLDSSQKRLYREVMWENYTNVMSVENWNESYKSQEEKFRYLEYENFSCWQGWWNAGAQMCENQNYGETVQGKDSKDLTQQDRSQCQKWLILSTQVPGCGNYELTFESKNRRNLKYKNFIPWQSLETKTTQDYGREIYMSGSHGFQGGRYHLGISRKTLSMEKEQKLIVQHSYIPVEEALPQYVGVICQKDLLKDSMEENYCGCNKCKEIYCWNSRCIFHKRNQPGENLCQCSIHKACFSQISALYRHPRIHIGKKLYGYDEVDSNFHQSSGVHFHQRVHIGEVPYSCNAYGKSFSRISSLHNHQRVHTEEKFYKIECDKDLSRNSLLHIHQRLHIGEKPFKCNQCGKSFNRSSVLHVHQRVHTGEKPYKCDECGKSFSQSSNLRIHQLVHTGEKSYKCEDCGKGFTQRSNLQIHQRVHTGEKPYKCDDCGKDFSHSSDLRIHQRVHTGEKPYSCPECGKSFSKSSKLHTHQRVHTGEKPYKCEECGKGFSQRSHLLIHHRVHTGEKPYKCDDCGKGFSHSSNLHIHQRIHTGAKPYQCAKCGKGFSHSSALRIHQKVHTGEKPYKCHEYYKGFDHNSHLHNNHRRRNL, encoded by the exons ATGGCAGTAACGTTTGAAGATGTCACTATTATTTTTACTTGGGAAGAGTGGAAATTCCTGGATTCTTCTCAAAAAAGGCTCTACAGGGAGGTCATGTGGGAGAACTACACAAATGTCATGTCAGTAG aaaactgGAATGAGAGCTACAAATCCCAAGAAGAAAAATTCAGATACTTAGAATATGAAAATTTTTCCTGCTGGCAAGGCTGGTGGAATGCTGGTGCTCAGATGTGTGAGAATCAGAACTATGGGGAAACTGTTCAAGGGAAAGATTCCAAAGACCTAACACAGCAAGATCGCTCCCAGTGTCAGAAATGGTTAATACTTTCCACACAAGTACCAGGGTGTGGGAACTATGAACTGACTTTTGAAAGCAAAAATCGcaggaacttaaaatataaaaattttatacctTGGCAGTCATTAGAAACAAAAACCACCCAAGACTATGGTAGAGAAATCTACATGAGTGGTTCACATGGTTTTCAAGGGGGCAGATACCATCTTGGCATATCCAGGAAAACCCTCTCCATGGAAAAAGAACAGAAGCTCATAGTTCAGCATTCTTATATCCCAGTGGAGGAAGCCCTTCCACAGTACGTTGGGGTGATATGTCAGAAAGACCTACTGAAAGATTCAATGGAAGAAAACTACTGTGGAtgtaataaatgtaaagaaatttaTTGTTGGAACTCACGGTGTATTTTCCACAAGAGAAATCAACCTGGAGAAAACCTCTGTCAATGTTCCATCCATAAAGCATGCTTCTCTCAGATATCAGCCTTGTATAGACATCCAAGAATCCACATAGGTAAGAAGCTGTATGGATATGATGAAGTTGACAGTAACTTTCatcagagctcaggagttcacttTCATCAGAGAGTTCACATAGGGGAGGTACCTTACAGCTGTAATGCATATGGTAAGAGCTTCAGCCGGATCTCTAGTCTTCACAATCATCAAAGAGTTCACACAGAAGAGAAATTCTATAAAATTGAGTGTGATAAAGACCTCAGTAGGAATTCATTACTTCACATTCACCAGAGACTTCACATAGGAGAGAAGCCTTTTAAGTGCAATCAGTGTGGTAAGAGTTTTAATCGGAGTTCAGTACTTCATGTTCATCAGAGAGTCCACACAGGAGAAAAACCATATAAGTGTGATGAGTGTGGTAAGAGCTTCAGCCAGAGCTCAAATCTTCGAATTCATCAGTTAGTACACACAGGAGAGAAGTCTTATAAATGTGAAGACTGTGGTAAGGGCTTTACCCAACGCTCAAATCTTCAAATTCATCAGAGAGTgcatacaggagagaaaccttatAAATGTGATGACTGTGGGAAGGACTTTAGTCACAGCTCAGATCTTCGCATTCATCAGAGAGTCCATACAGGGGAGAAACCCTATTCTTGTCCTGAATGTGGGAAGAGCTTCAGTAAGAGTTCAAAGCTTCACACTCATCAAAGAGtacatactggagagaaaccctacaaatgtgaagagtgTGGCAAGGGATTCAGTCAGCGTTCACATCTTCTCATTCATCACAGAGTCCATACAGGAGAAAAGCCCTATAAATGTGATGATTGTGGAAAGGGTTTTAGTCACAGTTCTAATCTTCACATTCATCAGAGGATCCATACAGGAGCGAAACCTTACCAATGTGCTAAGTGTGGTAAAGGTTTCAGTCATAGCTCAGCTCTTCGAATTCATCAAAAAgtccacacaggagagaaaccttatAAATGCCATGAATATTATAAGGGATTTGATCATAATTCACATCTTCACAATAATCATAGAAGAAGAAACTTATAA
- the ZNF214 gene encoding zinc finger protein 214 isoform X2, with product MCENQNYGETVQGKDSKDLTQQDRSQCQKWLILSTQVPGCGNYELTFESKNRRNLKYKNFIPWQSLETKTTQDYGREIYMSGSHGFQGGRYHLGISRKTLSMEKEQKLIVQHSYIPVEEALPQYVGVICQKDLLKDSMEENYCGCNKCKEIYCWNSRCIFHKRNQPGENLCQCSIHKACFSQISALYRHPRIHIGKKLYGYDEVDSNFHQSSGVHFHQRVHIGEVPYSCNAYGKSFSRISSLHNHQRVHTEEKFYKIECDKDLSRNSLLHIHQRLHIGEKPFKCNQCGKSFNRSSVLHVHQRVHTGEKPYKCDECGKSFSQSSNLRIHQLVHTGEKSYKCEDCGKGFTQRSNLQIHQRVHTGEKPYKCDDCGKDFSHSSDLRIHQRVHTGEKPYSCPECGKSFSKSSKLHTHQRVHTGEKPYKCEECGKGFSQRSHLLIHHRVHTGEKPYKCDDCGKGFSHSSNLHIHQRIHTGAKPYQCAKCGKGFSHSSALRIHQKVHTGEKPYKCHEYYKGFDHNSHLHNNHRRRNL from the coding sequence ATGTGTGAGAATCAGAACTATGGGGAAACTGTTCAAGGGAAAGATTCCAAAGACCTAACACAGCAAGATCGCTCCCAGTGTCAGAAATGGTTAATACTTTCCACACAAGTACCAGGGTGTGGGAACTATGAACTGACTTTTGAAAGCAAAAATCGcaggaacttaaaatataaaaattttatacctTGGCAGTCATTAGAAACAAAAACCACCCAAGACTATGGTAGAGAAATCTACATGAGTGGTTCACATGGTTTTCAAGGGGGCAGATACCATCTTGGCATATCCAGGAAAACCCTCTCCATGGAAAAAGAACAGAAGCTCATAGTTCAGCATTCTTATATCCCAGTGGAGGAAGCCCTTCCACAGTACGTTGGGGTGATATGTCAGAAAGACCTACTGAAAGATTCAATGGAAGAAAACTACTGTGGAtgtaataaatgtaaagaaatttaTTGTTGGAACTCACGGTGTATTTTCCACAAGAGAAATCAACCTGGAGAAAACCTCTGTCAATGTTCCATCCATAAAGCATGCTTCTCTCAGATATCAGCCTTGTATAGACATCCAAGAATCCACATAGGTAAGAAGCTGTATGGATATGATGAAGTTGACAGTAACTTTCatcagagctcaggagttcacttTCATCAGAGAGTTCACATAGGGGAGGTACCTTACAGCTGTAATGCATATGGTAAGAGCTTCAGCCGGATCTCTAGTCTTCACAATCATCAAAGAGTTCACACAGAAGAGAAATTCTATAAAATTGAGTGTGATAAAGACCTCAGTAGGAATTCATTACTTCACATTCACCAGAGACTTCACATAGGAGAGAAGCCTTTTAAGTGCAATCAGTGTGGTAAGAGTTTTAATCGGAGTTCAGTACTTCATGTTCATCAGAGAGTCCACACAGGAGAAAAACCATATAAGTGTGATGAGTGTGGTAAGAGCTTCAGCCAGAGCTCAAATCTTCGAATTCATCAGTTAGTACACACAGGAGAGAAGTCTTATAAATGTGAAGACTGTGGTAAGGGCTTTACCCAACGCTCAAATCTTCAAATTCATCAGAGAGTgcatacaggagagaaaccttatAAATGTGATGACTGTGGGAAGGACTTTAGTCACAGCTCAGATCTTCGCATTCATCAGAGAGTCCATACAGGGGAGAAACCCTATTCTTGTCCTGAATGTGGGAAGAGCTTCAGTAAGAGTTCAAAGCTTCACACTCATCAAAGAGtacatactggagagaaaccctacaaatgtgaagagtgTGGCAAGGGATTCAGTCAGCGTTCACATCTTCTCATTCATCACAGAGTCCATACAGGAGAAAAGCCCTATAAATGTGATGATTGTGGAAAGGGTTTTAGTCACAGTTCTAATCTTCACATTCATCAGAGGATCCATACAGGAGCGAAACCTTACCAATGTGCTAAGTGTGGTAAAGGTTTCAGTCATAGCTCAGCTCTTCGAATTCATCAAAAAgtccacacaggagagaaaccttatAAATGCCATGAATATTATAAGGGATTTGATCATAATTCACATCTTCACAATAATCATAGAAGAAGAAACTTATAA